From the genome of Spinacia oleracea cultivar Varoflay chromosome 2, BTI_SOV_V1, whole genome shotgun sequence, one region includes:
- the LOC130467609 gene encoding uncharacterized protein, with protein sequence MRDPDRWNWCRFLHEWMVGQDGKKGRPSPFVVLFAYIYRIKYPEARSRWKTDEPRICAWQPDDIEKLIELDMGPDGQFGYAEVVRDVEYGKPYPGGAPRKEVAPWKLPKVNEIPPVRIAADPFDDGPKEDLRHRRRKIIRRRDHLKTSKGQTSTAEEQSKTTLPQQATNAPAYSSALDAGQTFDTGEQSDSTLPPKGKNASSLDVSGEDGDETESDEDWPLCAAVGNRTRVDPTQKKISDIILQMRKFGDQILFQKEEVYLDRDMLYNSFKIKGEVSMEVMTAWCGCLNTDLLEQTLNVHVLSPELLSEIAKDDVSVEQERENKEKLATYFKTEVEKGVDFSKMKQLFIPIYRKDHWIVLMITKIKDVPTLELLIYDPGAKNPVHVKNDESLANMVVNLDPPLSAMGNTFGSGNRLFYTVNGEIMLYDGSSKQKIKQDGGLMCLVFLLSASENVAEWFKVYRTNVKQVRAYILGRLLGHSNNEKS encoded by the exons ATGAGGGACCCAGATAGATGGAATTGGTGTCGTTTCTTACACGAGTGGATGGTTGGTCAAGATGGCAAGAAGGGAAGGCCTAGCCCGTTTGTTGTGTTG TTTGCTTATATATACAGGATTAAATATCCCGAGGCACGAAGCAGGTGGAAAACAGATGAACCACGTATTTGTGCGTGGCAACCAGATGACATTGAGAAGCTGATAGAGCTGGACATGGGTCCAGACGGACAGTTTGGGTACGCAGAG GTTGTGCGTGATGTCGAATACGGAAAACCATACCCTGGAGGTGCACCCAGGAAAGAAGTAGCTCCATGGAAATTGCCGAAGGTAAATGAAATTCCTCCGGTTCGGATAGCAGCTGACCCGTTTGATGATGGTCCGAAAGAAGACCTTCGTCATAGGAGGAGGAAGATTATAAGAAGAAGGGACCATCTCAAAACGTCCAAGGGTCAGACATCCACTGCGGAGGAGCAATCAAAAACAACGCTGCCACAACAAGCAACAAATGCTCCAGCCTATTCGTCAGCACTGGATGCGGGTCAGACATTCGACACAGGGGAGCAATCAGATTCAACCCTGCCACCAAAGGGCAAAAATGCTTCATCCTTGGATGTTAGTGGAGAGGATGGTGACGAAACTGAGTCGGATGAGGACTGGCCTCTTTGTGCAGCAGTGGGAAATAGGACGAGGGTTGATCCTACACAAAAGAAGATTTCTGATATTATTCTCCAGATGAGGAAATTTGGTGACCaaattcttttccaaaaagaagaGGTGTATCTTGACCGGGATATGCTTTACAACTCATTCAAGATAAAAGGAGAGGTTTCAATGGAG GTGATGACTGCTTGGTGTGGTTGTTTGAACACCGACCTCCTTGAACAGACATTGAATGTTCACGTTCTCTCGCCGGAACTCTTG TCCGAAATTGCAAAGGATGATGTTTCTGTAGAACAAGAGAGGGAAAACAAGGAAAAGCTAGCCACCTATTTCAAGACTGAAGTAGAGAAGGGTGTTGATTTTAGCAAAATGAAACAG CTATTCATACCAATTTATCGAAAGGATCATTGGATTGTCCTTATGATCACTaagataaaagatgtacccacTTTGGAGTTGCTTATTTATGACCCAGGCGCTAAGAATCCCGTACACGTGAAGAATGATGAATCTTTAGCCAATATGGTGGTGAATCTG GACCCTCCCCTAAGTGCAATGGGTAACACATTCGGATCAGGAAATCGATTGTTTTATACAGTAAATGGAGAAATTATGTTGTATGATGGATCATCTAAGCAAAAAATCAAGCAAGACGGGGGCCTGATGTGTCTGGTGTTCTTGCTTTCGGCCTCAGAGAATGTCGCAGAGTGGTTCAAG GTTTATAGAACAAATGTCAAGCAGGTTCGCGCCTACATCCTTGGACGTCTACTTGGACACTCGAACAACGAGAAGAGTTAA